From the Cryptosporangium aurantiacum genome, one window contains:
- the mshB gene encoding N-acetyl-1-D-myo-inositol-2-amino-2-deoxy-alpha-D-glucopyranoside deacetylase, producing the protein MTASRRLLLVHAHPDDETITTGATMARYAAEGAHVTLVTCTLGEEGEILVPALAGLAADRADQLGGYRIGELAQAMAALGVTDQRFLGGAGRYRDSGMIGTPQNDHPRAFWRASVDEAGAWLAAVIREVRPQVVITYDPDGLYGHPDHIQAHRVTMRAIEIAADDWRVAKVYWPSEPRSLLARGIEAFATSAENPFAGERNVDALPFVTPDEKLGARIDASAYAEAKRAAMRAHATQVDPGTWLHVLAENLGVEPVGIEYYIRAVGQAGPSIDPNGWEDDLFAGL; encoded by the coding sequence ATGACCGCAAGCCGCCGACTACTGCTGGTACACGCGCACCCGGACGACGAGACGATCACCACCGGCGCGACGATGGCCCGGTACGCGGCCGAGGGCGCGCACGTCACGCTCGTCACCTGCACGCTCGGCGAGGAGGGCGAGATCCTGGTGCCGGCCCTGGCCGGGCTCGCGGCGGACCGGGCGGATCAGCTGGGCGGTTACCGGATCGGGGAACTCGCGCAGGCGATGGCCGCGCTCGGCGTCACCGACCAGCGGTTTCTCGGCGGCGCGGGCCGCTACCGCGACAGCGGCATGATCGGCACCCCGCAGAACGACCACCCGCGGGCGTTCTGGCGCGCTTCGGTCGACGAGGCCGGTGCCTGGCTGGCCGCGGTGATCCGCGAGGTGCGGCCGCAGGTCGTCATCACGTACGACCCGGACGGCCTGTACGGCCACCCGGACCACATCCAGGCACACCGCGTGACGATGCGCGCGATCGAGATCGCTGCCGACGACTGGCGCGTCGCGAAGGTCTACTGGCCGAGCGAGCCCCGTTCGCTGCTGGCTCGCGGCATCGAGGCCTTCGCGACGTCGGCGGAGAACCCGTTCGCCGGCGAGCGGAACGTCGACGCGCTGCCGTTCGTCACCCCCGACGAGAAACTCGGCGCGCGGATCGACGCGTCCGCGTACGCCGAGGCGAAGCGGGCCGCGATGCGCGCCCACGCCACCCAGGTCGACCCCGGCACGTGGCTGCACGTGCTCGCCGAGAACCTCGGTGTCGAGCCGGTCGGGATCGAGTACTACATCCGGGCAGTGGGCCAGGCCGGTCCGAGCATCGATCCGAACGGGTGGGAGGACGATCTGTTCGCGGGCCTGTGA
- the dapC gene encoding succinyldiaminopimelate transaminase, whose amino-acid sequence MTPHDLPDFPWDTLAPFGDRARRHPDGVVDLSVGTPVDPTPAVVREALVATADAPGYPLTAGNSALRGAVQQWVADRLHCTATVGVLPTIGSKELVAWLPTLLGLGPSDTVLFPELAYPTYDVGIRLAGAAGLRSDAVVAAGPGRPAAIWVNSPSNPTGRVLGVPHLRKVVAWARERGTVVVSDECYLELGWDVEPVSVLSDEVSDGDVTGLLAVHSLSKRSNLAGYRAGFVAGDPAIVGELLAVRKHAGMIVPEPVQAAMAAALGDTEHVREQRDRYALRRTALREALESAGFRIDHSEAGLYLWATRDEPCWDTVEWLADRGILVAPGEFYGPAGARHVRVALTATDERVAAAVKRLSA is encoded by the coding sequence CTGACCCCGCACGATCTACCGGACTTTCCCTGGGACACGCTGGCGCCGTTCGGAGACCGGGCGCGCCGGCATCCGGACGGCGTCGTCGATCTCTCGGTCGGGACGCCGGTCGACCCGACGCCTGCGGTGGTGCGGGAAGCGCTGGTGGCCACTGCGGACGCGCCGGGGTACCCGCTGACCGCTGGTAACTCGGCGCTCCGCGGTGCGGTGCAGCAGTGGGTCGCCGACCGGCTCCACTGCACCGCGACGGTCGGGGTTCTGCCGACGATCGGCTCGAAGGAGCTGGTCGCCTGGCTCCCGACGCTGCTCGGGCTCGGTCCGTCCGACACCGTGCTCTTCCCGGAGCTGGCCTATCCCACGTACGACGTCGGGATCCGGCTGGCCGGTGCGGCCGGCCTCCGGTCGGACGCCGTGGTCGCCGCGGGGCCGGGCCGCCCCGCCGCGATCTGGGTGAACTCGCCGTCGAACCCGACCGGGCGCGTGCTCGGCGTCCCGCACCTGCGCAAGGTCGTGGCCTGGGCGCGGGAGCGCGGGACCGTGGTCGTCTCCGACGAGTGCTACCTGGAGCTCGGCTGGGACGTCGAGCCGGTCTCGGTGCTCTCCGACGAGGTGAGCGACGGGGACGTCACCGGGCTGCTCGCGGTGCACTCGCTGTCGAAGCGCTCGAACCTCGCCGGGTACCGGGCCGGGTTCGTCGCCGGTGACCCGGCGATCGTCGGCGAGCTGCTGGCGGTGCGCAAGCACGCCGGGATGATCGTGCCGGAGCCGGTGCAGGCCGCGATGGCGGCCGCCCTGGGCGATACCGAGCACGTGCGGGAGCAGCGGGACCGGTACGCGCTGCGCCGGACGGCGTTGCGCGAGGCGCTGGAGAGCGCCGGTTTCCGGATCGACCACTCGGAGGCCGGGCTGTACCTGTGGGCGACCCGGGACGAGCCGTGCTGGGACACCGTGGAGTGGCTCGCCGACCGCGGGATCCTCGTGGCGCCCGGCGAGTTCTACGGGCCGGCCGGTGCGCGGCACGTGCGGGTGGCCCTCACCGCCACCGACGAACGCGTCGCCGCCGCGGTCAAGCGCCTCAGCGCGTAG
- the fdxA gene encoding ferredoxin, producing the protein MTYVIAEPCVDVKDKACIEECPVDCIYEGERMLYIHPDECVDCGACEPVCPVEAIFYEDDVKEEWREYYNANVVFFDEIGSPGGASKLGLIKHDAPLVAALPPQEGEH; encoded by the coding sequence GTGACGTACGTCATCGCCGAGCCCTGCGTCGATGTCAAGGACAAGGCGTGCATCGAGGAGTGCCCCGTCGACTGCATCTACGAGGGGGAGCGGATGCTCTACATCCACCCCGACGAGTGCGTCGACTGCGGTGCCTGTGAGCCGGTGTGCCCGGTCGAGGCGATCTTCTACGAGGACGACGTGAAGGAAGAGTGGCGCGAGTACTACAACGCGAACGTCGTCTTCTTCGACGAGATCGGTTCGCCCGGTGGTGCATCCAAGCTCGGGCTGATCAAGCACGACGCTCCGCTGGTCGCCGCACTCCCGCCGCAGGAGGGTGAGCACTGA
- a CDS encoding ABC transporter permease — protein MARFIVRRGLLALLTLFSVSVLTFLMFFGVPTSPAELQCGRDCRPAQVANIEKQLGLDRPIWEQYGEYMKGIVAGRTIGSGDTAIECDAPCLGWSFRSSEAVTDIVGRALPITLSIVLGGAVLWALLGVSLGFLSALRRGTWVDKAAIGFSLTGASLQIYFVGLLLQVLFVYTLKWLPSPTYTSPFESLGDWFVGMILPWTTLAFLNSAIYARLTRAQMIETLSEDFVRTARAKGLPSRQVYRRHALRAGITPIVTIFGLDLGVSLGGAVITEYVFGMPGLGFVSAEAARQLNLPVVMATVLLAAFFIVLMNVVVDWLYAYIDPRVRLG, from the coding sequence GTGGCCCGGTTCATCGTGCGGCGAGGGTTGCTCGCGCTGCTGACGTTGTTCAGCGTGAGCGTCTTGACATTCCTGATGTTCTTCGGGGTTCCGACCAGCCCGGCCGAACTGCAATGCGGTCGCGACTGCCGTCCGGCTCAGGTGGCGAACATCGAGAAGCAGCTGGGTCTCGATCGGCCGATCTGGGAGCAGTACGGCGAGTACATGAAGGGCATCGTCGCCGGCCGGACGATCGGGTCGGGCGACACCGCGATCGAGTGTGACGCCCCCTGCCTGGGCTGGTCGTTCCGCAGTAGCGAGGCGGTGACCGACATCGTCGGACGCGCGCTCCCGATCACGCTCTCGATCGTGCTCGGCGGAGCCGTGCTCTGGGCACTGCTGGGCGTCTCGCTCGGATTCCTCTCCGCGTTGCGCAGAGGGACCTGGGTCGACAAGGCCGCGATCGGCTTCTCGCTCACCGGTGCCTCGCTGCAGATCTACTTCGTCGGCCTGCTCCTCCAAGTGTTGTTCGTCTACACGCTGAAATGGCTGCCGTCGCCCACGTACACCAGCCCGTTCGAGAGCCTCGGCGACTGGTTCGTCGGAATGATCCTGCCCTGGACGACGCTCGCGTTCCTCAACTCCGCGATCTACGCCCGGCTCACCCGGGCCCAGATGATCGAGACGCTGTCCGAGGACTTCGTCCGTACCGCGCGGGCCAAGGGGCTGCCGTCGCGCCAGGTCTACCGGCGCCACGCGCTCCGGGCCGGTATTACCCCGATCGTCACGATCTTCGGCCTCGACCTGGGGGTGTCGCTGGGTGGTGCGGTGATCACCGAGTACGTCTTCGGGATGCCGGGGCTCGGCTTCGTCTCCGCCGAGGCCGCGCGGCAACTCAACCTGCCGGTCGTCATGGCCACGGTGTTGCTGGCCGCGTTCTTCATCGTCCTGATGAACGTCGTCGTCGACTGGCTCTACGCCTACATCGACCCGCGGGTGAGGCTCGGATGA
- a CDS encoding ABC transporter ATP-binding protein, producing MTETSTAAEAEDFLQVEDLRVNFRTLDGVVRAVDGITFGVRRGQTLGIVGESGSGKSVSSMAIMGLHDLHRTEITGRITVGGREIVGCPEEEVRKLRGRTMAMIFQDPLSALHPYYTVGRQIVEAYRIHHPGEPKKVARTRAIEMLDRVGIPRPDKRIDSYPHEFSGGMRQRAMIAMALVNDPDLLIADEPTTALDVTVQAQILDLLEDLQREFNSAVIIITHDLGVISQVADDVLVMYAGRAVEKGTVEQVLRRPQHPYTWGLLNSVPSLHGDAEADLVPIKGSPPSLVNRPSGCAFHPRCPYAGQNGDRSFTDVPELLPVLDDAGHSVACHLPADRRREIYQRDIAEAGVAL from the coding sequence ATGACTGAAACTTCTACGGCGGCCGAGGCAGAGGACTTCCTCCAGGTCGAAGACCTCCGCGTCAACTTCCGGACGTTGGACGGTGTGGTCCGGGCCGTCGACGGCATCACGTTCGGAGTCCGCCGTGGCCAGACGCTCGGCATCGTCGGCGAGTCCGGCTCCGGCAAGTCCGTCAGCAGCATGGCGATCATGGGGCTGCACGACCTGCACCGCACGGAGATCACCGGCCGGATCACCGTCGGGGGCCGCGAGATCGTCGGCTGCCCGGAGGAGGAGGTCCGGAAGCTGCGCGGCCGGACGATGGCCATGATCTTCCAGGATCCGCTCTCCGCGCTGCACCCGTACTACACGGTGGGCCGGCAGATCGTCGAGGCGTACCGGATCCACCACCCCGGTGAGCCGAAGAAGGTCGCGCGGACCCGAGCGATCGAGATGCTCGACCGGGTCGGGATCCCGCGGCCGGACAAGCGCATCGACAGCTACCCGCACGAGTTCTCCGGCGGTATGCGGCAGCGCGCGATGATCGCGATGGCGCTGGTCAACGACCCCGACCTGCTGATCGCCGACGAGCCGACCACCGCGCTGGACGTGACCGTCCAGGCGCAGATCCTGGACCTGCTCGAGGACCTGCAGCGCGAATTCAACTCGGCGGTCATCATCATCACCCACGACCTGGGCGTGATCAGCCAGGTCGCGGACGACGTCCTGGTCATGTACGCGGGCCGCGCGGTCGAGAAGGGCACCGTCGAGCAGGTGCTCCGGCGCCCGCAGCACCCGTACACCTGGGGCCTGCTCAACTCGGTGCCGTCGCTGCACGGCGACGCCGAGGCCGACCTGGTGCCGATCAAGGGCAGCCCGCCCAGCCTGGTGAACCGGCCGTCCGGCTGCGCGTTCCACCCGCGCTGCCCGTACGCGGGTCAGAACGGCGACCGGTCGTTCACCGACGTGCCGGAGCTGCTGCCGGTCCTGGACGACGCCGGTCATTCGGTGGCGTGCCACCTGCCGGCCGACCGCCGGCGCGAGATCTACCAGCGGGACATCGCCGAGGCGGGTGTGGCTCTGTGA
- a CDS encoding ABC transporter ATP-binding protein has translation MNKTDVRPSDEVAPPPAKDALLSVRGLAKHYPVGGGVFGTKAVVRAVDGVDFDVAAGETLGLVGESGCGKTTTGRMVIRLLEPTAGTITFEGKDVTKARGRALTQLRQDMQIIFQDPYSSLNPRHTVGRIVEMPLTVNDIDPPGGRKKRVQEILELVGLNPEHYNRYPHEFSGGQRQRIGIARALVVEPRFIVADEPVSALDVSIQAQIINLLRKLQSELDLAFLFIAHDLAVVRHFSQRIAVMYLGKIVEVGDREAIYERPSHPYTRALLSAVPDVTKLGSADSKRIRLAGDVPTPLDPPSGCRFRTRCWKAQDKCAQEEPPLSPKRGGSLAACHFPET, from the coding sequence GTGAACAAGACCGACGTACGGCCCAGCGACGAGGTCGCGCCGCCGCCCGCGAAGGACGCGCTGCTCTCGGTGCGCGGCCTGGCCAAGCACTACCCGGTGGGTGGCGGGGTGTTCGGTACGAAGGCCGTGGTCCGCGCGGTCGACGGCGTCGACTTCGACGTCGCGGCGGGGGAGACGCTCGGGTTGGTCGGCGAGTCCGGCTGTGGCAAGACGACGACCGGCCGGATGGTGATCCGGCTGCTGGAGCCCACGGCGGGCACGATCACGTTCGAGGGCAAGGACGTCACGAAGGCGCGCGGCCGGGCGTTGACCCAGCTCCGCCAGGACATGCAGATCATCTTCCAGGACCCGTATTCGTCGCTGAACCCGCGGCACACGGTGGGCCGGATCGTCGAGATGCCGCTGACCGTCAACGACATCGACCCGCCGGGCGGGCGGAAGAAGCGCGTCCAGGAGATACTCGAACTGGTCGGGCTCAACCCCGAGCACTACAACCGGTACCCGCACGAGTTCTCCGGCGGGCAGCGGCAGCGGATCGGGATCGCGCGGGCGCTGGTGGTGGAGCCGCGGTTCATCGTCGCCGACGAGCCGGTCTCCGCGCTGGACGTCTCGATCCAGGCCCAGATCATCAACCTGCTGCGGAAGCTGCAGAGCGAGCTGGACCTGGCGTTCCTGTTCATCGCGCACGACCTGGCGGTGGTGCGGCACTTCTCCCAGCGGATCGCGGTGATGTACCTGGGGAAGATCGTCGAGGTCGGCGATCGGGAGGCGATCTACGAGCGGCCGTCCCACCCGTACACCCGGGCACTGCTGTCGGCGGTACCGGACGTGACGAAGCTGGGGAGCGCTGACTCGAAGCGGATCCGGCTGGCCGGTGACGTGCCGACGCCGCTGGACCCGCCGTCGGGCTGCCGGTTCCGCACGCGGTGCTGGAAGGCGCAGGACAAGTGCGCGCAGGAGGAACCGCCGCTCAGCCCCAAGCGCGGCGGGAGCCTGGCCGCCTGCCACTTCCCCGAGACATAG
- a CDS encoding GNAT family N-acetyltransferase yields MSLSPTDVGHRVVVRRVLGDPDAVRPQYGDVLGELIELDAERQRVVVRTATGDTVAVAVADVVAAKRIPPRPPGSLPVADLELERIAALGWRGLDTATLGDWQLRAAGGWTGRANSVLPLGDPGMPLDAALDVVRDWYSARDLPPTVQLPLPACDELRRALEERGWSDRWGALVLVASVRALRAARLAVPGLPPVTVAAEPDDAWLAAYHYRGDALPAVALDVLRNAAAPGFAAVRLDGVPVAICRLVVDEGWMGITALEVDPAHRRRGLATHLLAGTVEYAAGQGARGVYLQVDSDNTGAVAMYEKLGFRHHHTYRYYRP; encoded by the coding sequence ATGTCGCTCAGCCCCACGGACGTCGGCCACCGTGTCGTCGTGCGAAGGGTCCTCGGCGACCCCGATGCCGTTCGACCGCAGTACGGCGACGTTCTCGGGGAGCTTATCGAGCTGGACGCCGAACGCCAGCGCGTAGTGGTGAGAACCGCAACCGGGGACACGGTCGCGGTGGCCGTCGCGGACGTCGTCGCGGCGAAGCGGATCCCGCCCCGGCCGCCCGGTTCGCTGCCGGTCGCGGATCTGGAGCTGGAGCGGATCGCCGCGCTGGGCTGGCGCGGGCTGGACACCGCGACGCTGGGCGACTGGCAGCTGCGGGCGGCAGGCGGGTGGACCGGACGGGCGAACTCCGTGCTGCCGCTGGGCGACCCGGGGATGCCGCTGGACGCCGCGCTGGACGTCGTCCGGGATTGGTACTCCGCCCGCGACCTGCCGCCGACGGTCCAGCTGCCGCTGCCCGCGTGCGACGAGCTGCGCCGCGCGCTGGAGGAGCGGGGCTGGTCGGATCGGTGGGGTGCGCTGGTGCTGGTGGCGAGCGTCCGGGCGCTGCGGGCGGCGCGCCTGGCGGTGCCGGGGCTGCCGCCGGTGACCGTCGCCGCGGAGCCCGACGACGCCTGGCTGGCCGCGTACCACTACCGGGGAGACGCGCTCCCCGCGGTGGCTCTGGACGTGCTGCGGAACGCCGCCGCACCGGGGTTCGCCGCCGTGCGGCTGGACGGCGTGCCGGTGGCGATCTGCCGCCTCGTGGTCGACGAGGGGTGGATGGGAATCACCGCGCTCGAGGTCGACCCGGCGCACCGTCGGCGCGGGCTGGCCACGCACCTGCTGGCGGGCACCGTCGAGTACGCCGCCGGGCAGGGCGCGCGTGGCGTCTACCTGCAGGTGGACTCCGACAACACCGGGGCGGTCGCGATGTACGAAAAGCTCGGCTTCCGCCACCACCACACCTACCGGTATTACCGGCCTTAG
- a CDS encoding S9 family peptidase, with translation MSSSTVETDPGTSFPRLAARTRTFTLGAPRTVAVSADGERVVFLRSSGPTDPVHALWVLDVGSSTERIVADPRVLRDTDEENLSPEEKALRERRREAGGGIVSYATDEDTRIAVFTLGGKLFRIGLLPGDDPTPIELPVAGPVLDPRPSPTGERVAYVTGGALHLVERIGEGWADRTLVAEDGVTWGVAEFAAAEEMNRFRGYWWSPDSERLLAARVDESPVRVWYIADPAQPGQEPNTIRYPAAGSPNALVSLHILPVSGEAPRLDLAWDADAYPYLVTAGWDDSGCPLFTVMDRRQTKALVLGADPDTGELTTHTEATGSPWLEVLPGTPALLGDGRLVLGSDEGDARRLVVGGVVATPTSLYVRRFLGQENDELVVEGTEDAPEQNHVYRVGADGTARRVTEGVGWFSGVSGGETRVEIRRTLGTTGVTYVVHRGGQPAHTLESSAAAPPFLGAPTLSRVTDRRLPAAVLYPRDHVPGTRLPVLMDPYGGPHHQEVMAAGTMWLEPQWWADQGFAVVVIDGRGTPGVAPSFEHAIRLDLAGPVLDDQADGLLALAKEHPDLDLGRVGIRGWSFGGYLAALAVLRRPDVFHAGIAGAPVTDWALYDTFYTERYLGLPDEQPDAYRRSSLIEDAGKLARPLMIVHGLADDNVVAAHTLQLSSALLAAGRPHEVLPLTGITHMATNETVKENLLLLQLDFLRRSLAL, from the coding sequence GTGAGTTCGAGCACCGTCGAGACCGATCCGGGCACGTCGTTCCCTCGGCTGGCCGCCCGGACCCGCACCTTCACCCTCGGGGCACCGCGCACCGTCGCCGTGTCCGCCGACGGGGAACGGGTCGTCTTCCTCCGATCGTCCGGCCCGACCGACCCCGTGCACGCGCTCTGGGTGCTCGACGTCGGGAGCAGCACCGAGCGGATCGTCGCCGACCCACGCGTCCTCCGCGACACCGACGAGGAGAACCTCTCGCCGGAGGAGAAGGCGCTCCGCGAGCGTCGCCGGGAGGCCGGCGGCGGCATCGTGTCCTACGCCACCGACGAGGACACCCGGATCGCGGTGTTCACGCTCGGCGGGAAGCTGTTCCGGATCGGGTTGCTGCCCGGCGACGACCCGACGCCGATCGAGCTGCCGGTCGCCGGTCCGGTCCTCGACCCGCGTCCCTCACCGACCGGCGAGCGCGTCGCGTACGTCACCGGCGGCGCACTGCACCTGGTGGAGCGGATCGGCGAGGGCTGGGCGGACCGCACGCTGGTCGCCGAGGACGGCGTCACCTGGGGCGTCGCGGAGTTCGCCGCCGCCGAGGAGATGAACCGGTTCCGGGGTTACTGGTGGTCACCGGACTCCGAGCGCCTGCTCGCCGCCCGGGTCGACGAGTCGCCGGTGCGGGTCTGGTACATCGCCGACCCGGCCCAGCCGGGGCAGGAGCCGAACACGATCCGCTATCCCGCGGCCGGAAGCCCGAACGCGCTGGTCAGCCTGCACATCCTGCCGGTGTCGGGCGAGGCACCGCGGCTCGATCTGGCCTGGGACGCGGACGCGTACCCCTACCTGGTCACCGCCGGGTGGGACGACAGCGGCTGCCCGCTGTTCACGGTGATGGACCGCAGGCAGACGAAGGCCCTGGTGCTCGGCGCCGATCCCGACACCGGTGAGCTGACCACGCACACCGAGGCCACGGGTTCCCCGTGGCTGGAGGTCCTGCCGGGTACCCCGGCGTTGCTGGGTGACGGCCGGCTGGTGCTGGGTTCCGACGAGGGGGACGCTCGGCGGCTGGTCGTCGGCGGTGTAGTGGCCACCCCGACGAGCCTGTACGTGCGGCGGTTCCTCGGCCAGGAGAACGACGAACTGGTCGTCGAGGGCACCGAGGACGCGCCGGAGCAGAACCACGTCTACCGGGTCGGCGCGGACGGCACCGCGCGGCGCGTCACCGAGGGCGTGGGGTGGTTCAGCGGCGTCTCCGGCGGCGAGACCCGGGTGGAGATCCGGCGGACGCTCGGGACGACCGGCGTGACGTACGTCGTCCACCGCGGCGGTCAGCCCGCCCACACACTCGAATCGTCCGCAGCCGCACCACCGTTCCTGGGGGCGCCCACGCTGAGCCGGGTGACCGACCGTCGGCTACCCGCCGCCGTGCTCTACCCGCGCGATCACGTCCCCGGCACTCGCCTGCCCGTCCTCATGGACCCATACGGCGGCCCGCACCACCAGGAGGTGATGGCCGCCGGGACGATGTGGCTGGAGCCGCAGTGGTGGGCGGATCAGGGCTTCGCGGTGGTCGTCATCGACGGTCGCGGGACGCCCGGCGTCGCACCGTCGTTCGAGCACGCGATCCGTCTCGACCTCGCCGGGCCCGTGCTGGACGACCAGGCCGACGGGCTGCTCGCGCTCGCGAAGGAGCACCCCGATCTCGACCTCGGACGGGTCGGGATCCGCGGTTGGTCGTTCGGGGGGTACTTGGCCGCGCTGGCGGTGTTGCGGCGTCCGGACGTGTTCCACGCCGGAATCGCGGGGGCGCCGGTGACGGACTGGGCCCTCTACGACACGTTCTACACCGAGCGGTACCTCGGGCTGCCGGACGAACAGCCGGACGCCTACCGTCGTTCCTCGCTGATCGAGGACGCCGGAAAGCTCGCCCGGCCGCTCATGATCGTGCACGGCCTCGCGGACGACAACGTCGTCGCCGCGCACACGTTGCAGCTGTCGTCCGCGCTGCTGGCCGCGGGACGCCCGCACGAGGTGCTCCCGCTGACCGGCATCACCCACATGGCAACGAACGAGACCGTCAAGGAGAACCTGCTGCTCCTCCAGCTCGACTTCCTCCGCCGCTCACTCGCCCTGTGA
- the dapD gene encoding 2,3,4,5-tetrahydropyridine-2,6-dicarboxylate N-succinyltransferase translates to MSIWGVGLATEFAGQILDVWFPTGKLGLGEPGVSELAPGVARLDKAQGEAALGSELASAVGPDPLRGVEVFAVSVVTDLDAAPVDAADAYLRLHLLSHRVVRPHGVNLDGIFGALANVAWTSAGPVAVAEVESVRARARAARTHFEVYGVDKFPRMTDYVVPSGVRIADADRVRLGAHLASGTTVMHEGFVNFNAGTLGSSMVEGRISAGVVVGDGSDVGGGASIMGTLSGGGKTVISIGERCLLGANSGLGIPLGDDSVVEAGAYITAGSKVTLPDGSVVKAASLAGADGILFRRNSVTGALEAVPRAGRSWGGLNEALHQN, encoded by the coding sequence GTGAGCATCTGGGGAGTAGGCCTTGCGACCGAGTTCGCCGGCCAGATTCTGGACGTGTGGTTTCCCACGGGGAAGTTGGGCCTGGGCGAACCCGGGGTATCAGAGTTGGCGCCCGGCGTCGCGCGGCTGGACAAGGCTCAGGGAGAGGCCGCACTCGGCTCCGAGTTGGCCAGTGCGGTTGGGCCGGACCCGCTGCGCGGCGTCGAGGTCTTCGCGGTGTCGGTCGTCACCGACCTGGACGCGGCGCCGGTCGACGCCGCTGACGCGTACCTGCGCCTGCACCTGCTCTCGCACCGGGTCGTTCGTCCGCACGGCGTGAACCTGGACGGGATCTTCGGGGCGCTGGCGAACGTCGCGTGGACGTCGGCGGGCCCGGTGGCGGTTGCCGAGGTGGAATCCGTGCGCGCGCGGGCGCGGGCCGCGCGGACGCACTTCGAGGTGTACGGCGTCGACAAGTTCCCGCGGATGACCGACTACGTGGTGCCGTCCGGGGTCCGGATCGCCGATGCCGACCGGGTGCGGCTCGGGGCGCACCTCGCGTCCGGCACGACCGTGATGCACGAGGGCTTCGTCAACTTCAACGCCGGGACGCTCGGATCTTCGATGGTCGAAGGGCGGATTTCGGCCGGTGTGGTCGTGGGCGACGGCTCCGACGTCGGTGGTGGCGCGTCGATCATGGGGACGCTGTCCGGTGGCGGAAAGACCGTGATCTCGATCGGCGAGCGGTGCCTGCTGGGGGCGAACTCCGGGCTGGGCATTCCGCTCGGTGACGACTCGGTCGTCGAGGCGGGGGCGTACATCACCGCCGGGTCGAAGGTGACGCTGCCGGACGGGTCGGTGGTGAAGGCCGCTTCGCTGGCCGGCGCGGACGGGATCCTGTTCCGCCGTAACTCGGTGACCGGGGCGCTGGAGGCCGTACCGCGCGCCGGCCGGTCGTGGGGTGGCCTGAACGAGGCCCTGCACCAAAACTGA